The nucleotide sequence GTTCTTGGGCTTCCCTCGATTACAGGCAGTTCAGGATGAAACCTGCTTCGTTCAAGTTCAAAGACTGTGGTTATGAAGCGTTGGTAAACGGGAGATTCCCCGAAGAATTTACAACAAACTTGAAGTGGTATGCAGATGTGGATCACGTGTACGGATGTTTTCAAACCGGCGGTAATCACTGGGTGGCGTTTCACGTGGATCTGATCAAGGAGAAGATAGATTGCTACGATCCAATCTATGGAGAGTCAACACCCGAAAGTGAGCAAAAAATGCTAAATGCTTTTAGACCTCTACTGGAGATGCTTCCCTGGATGTTGAATGAGCTTATTCCTGCCGATCTCCGAAAGCATTCTAGGAAGAGGTTCGCATTCAGACGGAGGAGCAAAAGATACATTCCACAAAACAACATGTCAGGTGATTGTGGGGTTTATTCGTTGAAGTTTGTGGAGTGTCTAGCGCTTGGTGTATCTTTTGATGGCATAAACGATAGTAATATTCAAGGGTTACGGGTGAAGATGGCAGCAGATATCCTCGAGGAAGGAGGAAATGTTGGAATGAACAATTTGTTGTCAAAATGAAACTGTGTTTGTTTGTGAACCTGTGTTTGTTGTTATGTTAACTATTTGACTTTGGATAACTGCTGTAATAACTCAGTCGTATCGATTAGTAAAACTCAGCCAGTACTCATTGATAACTCAGtcatacctcaaacataccctagaatcaaaataattaataatttttcattcgaatgttatatataaagtccaattatcaaaataattaataataactcAATGTGTGAGCATGATCTTTGTTGACTATACGAGTTTGGAATCGATTATAATCTTGAGGTATATGTTGTCTCTTACGAGTACCTAAAACTCTAGGCAGTGATATGAGGTGTGAGCATGATTCAAAACACGTAAACTGTTATTGTGTTATTTATTATGAATTTGTGATATTTATCATATCTTGTGGTTCGTACATCATAAATCATAACCCTAAACAATCTTATTcggaacccaaaccctaaataactaaaccctataccctaaacggCAAACAACAAATCAGCCGTAAAGGTTTTAATAACTCAGCCTGTTAGTGTAAGTTAATATTTACATATGGCGcgaaaattttagatattttatctcGCGACCTTTAATGTTCTATACTTCCCCTATATATAGCCCCCTTCTCTTGCACCTTCTCGCCTTATCTCACTAGAAAACCTAAACAATATCTCTATATCGCCTTACAAAGTTATGATTGTTCCTGGTTATTCAGAAAGGTTAGAGAACAGAGTCAATGAGATACTAAACTCTGAAAATCGTGAAAACCTTCCCGTTCTATACCCTGGCCCGGGTGTCTTGCTTGACAGCGTAAtctggtttaaatttctaagcGATCTCTCCCTGGCCATCCCGTCGATTTTAGCAGAAGGATGGGTTCATGATTGGCCGACATGGCGCGCCATTCCCGATCATTTTAAGGAACGCTGGTTTCTTCAACTCGCTGTAAGGACAACATCTTTGAATTGTTTTTGATATTAGACATAATAACAGCACTTACATTTGGAAATTggttttttgttgtagcgcaaACGCACGTGGGCACGAAGATATAATTTTCAAGTTTGGACAAATTTTAATCTGGTGGCCAGAACGGTGTTTCGTTGTCAGATGCGCCTCTTGAAGAGGAGGTGGGCACATGGGGGTGAGAAGCCTGCGTGGATGCTAACTAGAGTTTGGCGTGATCTTGTCCACATGTTTGAAGAATTTGGTCCTGATAATTTTGGTTTTAGAAATtgatttgttgtttttgtttgtattcaGCCGTCAAGGTTTTGTAAAGTTGTTTAACTCAGCCGTTAAGTTTCTATAAAGTTGTTTAACTCAGCCATTAAGTTTCTATTAAGTTGTTTAACTCAGCCGTTTAGTTTCTATAAAGTTGTTTAACTCAGCCGTTAAGGTTTTATAAAGTTGTTTAACTCAGCCGGAATTGTTTGCGTCAAACGTCAGTGTTTCAGTTAAGTAACTCAGCCGTAATACGAATTAAGATACTAATAACTCAGCCttatattgtaaaaatacaaagcCATAGTTAACGCTATTTTCAATGTATTATTATGGCCGCCATTACATAATCGAGACCATTATTAGAGTCCTTTATTCTCTTATTATTATACGTGCGAGAAATTCCATCGTCATTGAGAATATCGAGACTCATTATTATGTGCATGAGAAATTTCGTTTGCATTGAGAATATCGAGACTCATTATTATACGGCTGGCACGCATGTATCGGATTATTTACATAATCGaggtattgttatttttaatgtaacTCAGTCAATACGTCTACGTTAACTCAGCCAAAATATAGACGCTAACACAGCCGTAATACGAATTCAACTTAAgtgtttgataaaataataaagaacctTTCGTATTTCTTGATTTGATTGAGTTCTGTCATAATTAAAGTGCATCACGTGTGTGGAAAAATACGGCTCAAACCTAATATCGAGGCATTtaatagtttattaatttaaattattcctctttatttgaatttaaaaaaaatgattttatattactaCCACTATTGTTTTAACTTTGTCTTTCACACCAATTTCTCTTTCATTCAAAGAAAatgtcttcttcatcatctgtgTCTGGTAACACTTACTTTCACCGCCGGCATGTGGAAAGAGGAACGCCGAAACAGTGTTGGTGTGGTGAACCCGCTGAATTATGTACATCTGCATCACGGGCTAATCCAGGAAGACTGTACTATTGCTGTCGCAAAGGATATATTaaggtttgatttttaattttattcattatACTGTCAATGTGATACTAAGAGCTGGGCATGTTGGTGAAATCAGAGACATTTATTCAAATGGGCGGACGAGTGCTTGGTGGAAGAGGTAGAAGATATGAAATCGGTGATGAGTGACATGACCAAAGGCATATCAGATCTGAGAGTAGACGTTGGTCGGTTGGAGAAAGAACTCGGTAAAGCGGaaaagatgaagtgtttgatgttTCCAGTGGTGGTTTGTGGGTTTGGTATGGCCATATTTTGGCACTATTTCTTTGCGTAGTCATGTGTTGTAATCATAATTTAGACGCAATGTTTTTAGTAACTCAGCTATTACGTTCAATGCAACTCAGCCAGTACGTTAATTAATTCATAATCAAACAATAACCCAGCCATAATACGAGTATTCGTCAGTCATAACGTTTTAATAACTCAGTTATAACGTTCACTGCAATTCAGCCGTTACGTTAATTAAGTCACTATCAAACAATAACCCAGCCATAATATGAGTATTCGTCAGTCATAATGTTTTAATAACTCAGTTATAACGTTCACTGCAACTCAGCCGTTACGTTAATTAAGTCATAATCAAACAATAACCCAGCCATTATATGAGTATTCGTCAGTCATAATAAGATAGTAACTCAGCTATAACGTTCAGTGGAAGTCAGTCATAATCAAACAGAAACATAAACAATAACTCAACCATAATATGAATATTAGTCAGCCATAAAAAGAGACATACATAAATTTCTGGTTCGACATACATAAGTTTAGGTTCAAAATCACTCTTCCCTTTCCGGACATACACACATTAGTGGAGTAGTTTTCCCATCTCCAACCACATTGAACACAAATAAGTCTCCTATGGCGCATCTGTTAGCACGACAGAACTTTCTCCAGCCTCTTCTGATGTAATACATGCCGTCTGCTTCGCTAAATCGCAAACTCACAGTCCATGAATTTCCCTCTTTGTTGACAAGTATTATCTCTTGGCATTGTTTGTTCAAAGCAGTACAAGTCGTAGCTCCCTCAGGAAGATACTGCAAACACAGAACGTAAAGACACAGAACAGATCAAACCATATGttaataactaactaaatactGCAAACACAGAACGTAAAGACACTGAACAGATCAAACCATATGttaataactaactaaatatgGTCTATAACTGAAAATCGACTCACAAGTTTGTCTTCTTTTAGATTCGAAGCAGTGACCTCAGCCTGAAAACAATAGTCAAATGAGAAAGAAGGAGCATCATCCGCATCGGCTTCTTCCTTGATGATGTGAGGATGTGTATACTGAATCTCACAACAGCTAGGACCAAATGGTGTGACATGAAACACCATATCTCCTTCGTGTTTGAAGATGACAATGTCACCGATTTGAAGGTCATGTGCTGTGGTGAAATCTTTCCAACCTCCGGTGAGTCTCCTGCCTTCTTGTATCACTTCCCAAGTTTGATCTGTAGCGTCCGATCTTAGTTTCCATGTTTTCCGGTTTGTCTTCCCTTCTATGTGCTGTGAGAAGAAGCCAAGTGGTATTGTCTGCAGGTCAGAAAAGCCAAAGTTAAGCAAACTCTAAAATAGGAACATATACACATGAGAAATAGAGAGTGTGTGTCTACCACGCCACTGTGGAAATCGGGAAGCAGAGGCTTCAAGAAATGAGGTTTGTGCGAATTAGGCATCTGCAAACAAGAAAAGAATGGGAAGAAAACATCATCGAACCTAAGCTGAATCCACAAATCTGCAAAAGAGAGGCTTCGGTTTTACCTTCGTATCGAGACGCTTCGAAATCGCCTGTCgtcgagagcttttcttttttttttcgcgTTGGGACGaaaatgatttcttttttttttccttgtgtaAAGTAAATAATGCCGGaaaatataactcagccgtaacattgttaataattaataatgccGAAGAataaaactcagccgtaacattgttaataattaataataccGAAAACTAAACCTCAGTCGTAAAATTGTTAATATTTAATGATGTCGAAAAATAAAAGTTGGCCAAAAGAGTCATACATAATTTAACTCAGTGTCGAGTTATGTCCTGACACGCATGTCCGAGTAATTTACGATATCGAGGtcattatatgtttattttatttggacACGCGTgatctttatatttaatatgatttCCCTATTATATTTCCAATATTTACAAGTAAAAGATAAAGGAAAAACCAGAGTCGACTTCTAAAACCTAAAGTAAGTCTCTTTCGTCCAAAATcgattttgaattattttttgtattttggccTTGTTCGATTTTGCATTATTTTTGTGTGCTATGATGTATAAATTAGATGGATCTACAGCGTGGAATTCCAAGGACGTGCGACTGTGGAGCTGCTACCATTGTGTTAACGTCAGGTACAATAAAGAATCCGGGTAGAAGATTTTATCGATGTGGAGCAAATTCGGGTCAAAACCATGTTTTCAAATGGCTTGATGAAGCACATGATGAAGAGTTTGTAGTTGTGGCAAACAAACTCGCGACGATAGAGCAGGATTTGGCCGCTATAAAAGCAGAATTAGATGATATGAAGAAAGACATAACTGAGATCATAAAAATTATTGAATGTCTTAGGATGAAGTCTTAAATGTATTAGTTGCTACTACTACTTCTTTGTTTACTCAGATTCTGTACTCATAAGTCAGTCTATGTTTATGTAACTCGGATTTAACTCAGCCGTTGTTAATTTCTTCCGAAACAACAACTCAGCCGTAACATGTAATAATATCAGTCTTAACGTTTAGGTGAACAATCAAAAAACAGTCATATTTCTAACAAtcaaaaaacaatcaaaacttAGGCATTTAATAAAGCCATAAGATGAATAAATGAGaataactcagccataagatgaaaataactcagccgtaagATGAAAATAAGTCAGCCATAAGATGaaaataactcagccataagatgaaaataagtcagccataagatgaaaataactcagccataagaaaataagtcagccattaaaacagaatatataatttttttgttcgaCATACATAATGGCAtagcaaaaaacataaaaaagataAGATTCTGATGCAGAGACATCTTCACCACTTACTTGTGTCCCTAAACAGGCTTATCGGTTCAAAATCACGAAAGAACAAGGAaatctctttgatccagaaacagcGCTCACACATGTTGTCGTCCTTAGTCACATCAATGTGCCATAGGCAGAGACATTGTCGGTCCACAACATTTGCACATTGGCAAAGGTAGAAGGACGGAACATAAGTAGAAGTGAACATGGCCTTAATTTGACGGAACTCGTCAGTATGCCACAAACCCCATCCCCATTTCGCATCTCGAACAAGTTTCCCGACCCTGTCAACAGTTGCTCTTGGAATTCTCCGAAAATACTGCGCATCACCGTAAAAGATTGCTTGAGTCATAGCGTGTGTATACACTGCACGCTCATATCCTGCATCTGCTGCACGCTTG is from Brassica napus cultivar Da-Ae chromosome A4, Da-Ae, whole genome shotgun sequence and encodes:
- the LOC106364472 gene encoding uncharacterized protein At4g04775-like, which codes for MSSSSSVSGNTYFHRRHVERGTPKQCWCGEPAELCTSASRANPGRLYYCCRKGYIKRHLFKWADECLVEEVEDMKSVMSDMTKGISDLRVDVGRLEKELGKAEKMKCLMFPVVVCGFGMAIFWHYFFA
- the LOC106364461 gene encoding B3 domain-containing protein REM10-like; this encodes MPNSHKPHFLKPLLPDFHSGVTIPLGFFSQHIEGKTNRKTWKLRSDATDQTWEVIQEGRRLTGGWKDFTTAHDLQIGDIVIFKHEGDMVFHVTPFGPSCCEIQYTHPHIIKEEADADDAPSFSFDYCFQAEVTASNLKEDKLYLPEGATTCTALNKQCQEIILVNKEGNSWTVSLRFSEADGMYYIRRGWRKFCRANRCAIGDLFVFNVVGDGKTTPLMCVCPEREE